The Hyalangium gracile genome includes a window with the following:
- a CDS encoding M3 family metallopeptidase — protein MSATPDAARLVTCTPDEFRRASEAALATARSGIERLKSLPTPRNPREALEIFDEATAALSDASARASVARHSHPDAAMRQASETAEQELEKLATEISLDRGVYDVIASLDVSNEGGPTKKWVEKLLRDFRRAGVDRDEATRARVKELQEELVRIGQEFDRNIRQDVRTVELPPSALDGLPADYARAHAPGPGGKVRITTDYPDLVPFMTYAKDASAREQLWRANRVRAYPANVEVLQQLLGRRHELATLLGYANWAAYATEDKMIRSERNAGEFIEKIVAASGERSRRDYQVLLERKRKDDPSATRVNPWDQAYLEDRVKAEQYSFDSQAVRPYFEYTRVKQGVLDITSRIFGVSYRRVADASVWHPDVEAYDVFQGSTPVGRFYLDMHPRADKYKHAAQFTLATGKKGHRLPEAVLMCNFPKPGAEPALMQHHDVETFFHEFGHLLHHLFGGHTPWAGLSGVRTEWDFVEAPSQMLEEWARDVGSLQTFAKHYQTNEPLPADVIERMKRADEFGKGVWVRQQMFYAALSLELYRRDPKSLDPLAVVRELQSRYTPFPYVEGTYFHLSFGHLDGYSAIYYTYMWSLVIAKDLFTVFQDKGLLNPEPAQAYRRAVLEPGGSKDAVHLVKDFLGRDYDFRAYEQWLNAGGEAAA, from the coding sequence GTGTCTGCCACTCCCGACGCCGCTCGCCTCGTCACCTGCACGCCGGACGAATTCCGCCGCGCCAGTGAAGCCGCCCTGGCCACCGCGCGCTCTGGCATCGAGCGTCTCAAGTCCCTGCCCACCCCGCGCAACCCCCGGGAGGCCCTCGAGATCTTCGACGAGGCCACCGCCGCGCTCTCCGACGCCAGCGCCCGCGCCAGCGTCGCCCGCCACAGCCACCCGGACGCGGCCATGCGCCAGGCCTCCGAGACGGCCGAGCAGGAGCTGGAGAAGCTCGCCACGGAGATCTCCCTCGACCGGGGCGTCTATGACGTCATCGCCTCGCTGGACGTCTCCAATGAGGGCGGGCCCACGAAGAAGTGGGTGGAGAAGCTGCTGCGAGACTTCCGCCGCGCTGGCGTGGACCGCGACGAGGCCACCCGCGCCCGGGTGAAGGAGCTCCAGGAGGAGCTGGTCCGCATCGGGCAGGAGTTCGACCGCAACATCCGACAGGACGTGCGCACCGTGGAGCTGCCGCCCTCCGCCCTGGACGGCCTGCCCGCGGACTACGCCCGGGCCCACGCGCCCGGCCCCGGTGGCAAGGTGCGAATCACCACGGACTACCCGGACCTCGTCCCCTTCATGACGTACGCGAAGGACGCCTCGGCGCGCGAGCAGCTCTGGCGGGCCAATCGCGTCCGGGCCTACCCCGCCAACGTCGAGGTGCTCCAGCAGCTACTGGGGCGCCGCCACGAGCTGGCCACGCTGCTCGGGTACGCCAACTGGGCCGCGTACGCCACCGAGGACAAGATGATCCGCAGCGAGCGGAACGCGGGCGAGTTCATCGAGAAGATCGTCGCCGCCTCGGGCGAGCGCAGCCGCCGCGACTACCAGGTGCTGCTGGAGCGCAAGCGGAAGGACGACCCGAGCGCCACGCGCGTGAACCCGTGGGACCAGGCCTACCTGGAGGACCGGGTGAAGGCCGAGCAGTACAGCTTCGACTCGCAGGCGGTGCGCCCCTACTTCGAGTACACGCGGGTGAAGCAGGGCGTGCTGGACATCACCTCACGCATCTTCGGGGTGAGCTACCGCCGCGTGGCGGACGCGTCCGTGTGGCACCCGGACGTGGAGGCCTATGACGTGTTCCAGGGCTCGACGCCCGTGGGGCGCTTCTACCTGGACATGCACCCGCGCGCGGACAAGTACAAGCACGCGGCCCAGTTCACGCTCGCCACCGGGAAGAAGGGGCACCGGCTGCCGGAGGCCGTGCTCATGTGCAACTTCCCCAAGCCCGGCGCCGAGCCCGCGCTGATGCAGCATCACGACGTGGAGACGTTCTTCCACGAGTTCGGCCACCTGCTGCACCACCTCTTCGGCGGGCACACGCCGTGGGCCGGGCTGTCGGGCGTGCGCACCGAGTGGGACTTCGTCGAGGCGCCCTCGCAGATGCTGGAGGAGTGGGCGCGGGACGTGGGCTCGCTGCAGACGTTCGCGAAGCACTACCAGACGAACGAGCCGCTGCCCGCGGACGTCATCGAGCGCATGAAGCGCGCGGACGAGTTCGGCAAGGGCGTCTGGGTGCGCCAGCAGATGTTCTACGCGGCGCTCAGCCTGGAGCTGTACCGGCGCGATCCGAAGAGCCTGGATCCGCTGGCCGTCGTGCGAGAGCTGCAGAGCCGGTACACGCCCTTCCCGTACGTGGAGGGCACGTACTTCCACCTCTCGTTCGGCCACCTGGATGGGTACTCGGCCATCTACTACACGTATATGTGGTCGCTGGTGATCGCGAAGGACCTGTTCACGGTGTTCCAGGACAAGGGGCTGCTCAACCCTGAGCCCGCGCAGGCCTACCGCCGCGCCGTGCTGGAGCCCGGAGGCTCCAAGGACGCGGTCCACCTGGTGAAGGACTTCCTCGGCCGCGACTACGACTTC
- a CDS encoding protein kinase domain-containing protein has translation MEDTLASDPRIGKILQGRYRILERVAAGGMGVVYRGERLELGRAVAIKFLHGWVAEDPSTQKRFRIEAQAMSQLSHPCCVSIIDFGVEGGAPFMVMDFITGATLRSRVQAGGPLSVKQALSIVRQVLAGLAHAHERGIVHRDIKPDNIVLTEVTGLGAQVRILDFGLARLRDTATSLTLGMPVGTPSYMAPEQIRGEEVDARTDLYSVGVLLFELLTGQKPFNGERSAAVMLQHQEAPPPSLGSVLPGAGFSQPLEALVAKAMAKEPGNRFQAAADFAAALEALPEVAVTPAPTPVPTPPAPRPLDAGVVSAPAPSGAPVSARRGKRALLGMGAVGLLLVGGGAVLLWPEARTEPPVSSPQPATVKPATAPEPPPAGPEKKEAAGGPSPTVTPEQLPGIEQIERWVRDGRRDQALRALGQLRAKYPTSAYAPFLEGQVNFDNLRWVDGLASYGAAIRNNPDYRSEPTLIRDLIRCLVSDRFHTKCGEFLVREVGAPAAPLLEEAARADEYANVRTRAARLLPKVAQQKR, from the coding sequence ATGGAAGACACCCTCGCCTCCGATCCGCGCATCGGGAAGATCCTGCAGGGGCGCTACCGGATCCTCGAGAGAGTCGCCGCCGGTGGCATGGGCGTGGTGTACCGCGGCGAGCGGCTCGAGCTGGGCCGGGCCGTGGCCATCAAGTTCCTCCACGGCTGGGTGGCGGAGGATCCGAGCACCCAGAAGCGGTTCCGGATCGAAGCCCAGGCGATGAGCCAGCTGTCCCATCCGTGCTGCGTCTCGATCATCGACTTTGGCGTGGAGGGCGGTGCGCCCTTCATGGTGATGGACTTCATCACGGGAGCGACGCTGCGCTCACGGGTGCAGGCGGGCGGGCCGCTGTCCGTGAAGCAGGCGCTGAGCATCGTGCGTCAGGTGCTGGCCGGGCTGGCCCACGCACATGAGCGAGGCATCGTCCATCGGGACATCAAGCCGGACAACATCGTCCTGACCGAGGTCACCGGGCTCGGGGCTCAGGTGCGCATCCTCGACTTCGGGCTGGCCAGGCTGCGGGACACGGCGACGAGCCTGACGCTCGGGATGCCCGTGGGGACGCCCAGCTACATGGCCCCCGAGCAGATCCGCGGCGAGGAGGTCGATGCTCGGACGGACCTCTACTCGGTCGGAGTGCTGCTCTTCGAGCTGCTCACGGGGCAGAAGCCCTTCAATGGGGAGCGGTCCGCGGCGGTGATGCTCCAGCACCAGGAAGCCCCGCCGCCGTCCCTGGGCAGTGTCCTGCCTGGGGCGGGGTTCTCCCAGCCGTTGGAGGCGCTCGTGGCCAAGGCCATGGCCAAGGAGCCGGGGAACCGCTTCCAGGCGGCCGCGGACTTCGCCGCCGCGCTGGAGGCATTGCCCGAGGTGGCCGTCACGCCAGCGCCCACCCCGGTGCCGACGCCTCCCGCGCCTCGGCCGCTGGACGCGGGCGTGGTCTCTGCCCCGGCGCCCTCGGGGGCTCCGGTGAGCGCCCGGCGCGGCAAGCGAGCACTGCTGGGGATGGGGGCGGTCGGCCTGCTCCTGGTCGGAGGCGGCGCCGTGCTGCTCTGGCCTGAGGCCCGGACCGAGCCGCCGGTCTCGAGCCCACAGCCCGCGACCGTGAAGCCCGCCACTGCTCCGGAGCCGCCACCGGCCGGACCAGAGAAGAAGGAGGCTGCTGGAGGCCCTTCTCCCACCGTTACACCGGAGCAGCTGCCCGGCATCGAGCAGATCGAACGCTGGGTGAGGGACGGGCGTCGTGATCAGGCCTTGCGGGCGCTCGGCCAGCTCCGCGCGAAGTACCCCACGAGCGCCTATGCCCCCTTCCTCGAGGGGCAGGTCAACTTCGACAATCTCCGCTGGGTGGATGGGCTTGCCTCCTACGGAGCGGCCATCCGCAACAACCCCGACTACCGCTCGGAGCCCACGCTCATTCGCGACCTCATCCGCTGTCTGGTGAGTGACCGCTTCCATACGAAGTGCGGGGAGTTCCTCGTCCGGGAGGTGGGAGCTCCCGCGGCTCCGCTCCTCGAGGAGGCCGCGCGCGCGGATGAATACGCCAACGTTCGCACCCGTGCGGCCAGGCTCCTTCCCAAGGTGGCCCAGCAGAAGCGCTGA
- a CDS encoding GspE/PulE/PilB domain-containing protein gives MDEKPIQNCEVRFQFRCPKQWEALRETSEPGVRSCSQCQKQVYLCQSTQEVAEHARAGHCVAVPRWVAAPKDSPADFEQVQALAQEHGLRAIRLDAAEPASDVVKLVPMDVARKHGLIPVGRDGSTLLVAMSRPADTHAIDDVKFLTGYHVEVVLASRQEIERALNRADEANAPYMELGVVACYDEPEPEPEPDLLKGPVGKLIRGVMRDIHRNKASQARIEATDTRMVVQYETEGGLREGMRFPLKLREELLRQLRHASGAGAGHEGQLQLQLSGQPLRFQVLIQAVGSREQVVLVPLEKYTSPELYLVTGTGAEIPVTGERFVIGRTEGSDFRPDSLILSRRHAVILREGDDYFLEDLASSSGTWLNHELILGRRQLSEGDEISLADVKLRARFR, from the coding sequence ATGGACGAGAAGCCCATCCAGAACTGTGAGGTGCGCTTCCAGTTCCGGTGCCCGAAGCAGTGGGAAGCCCTGCGGGAGACCTCCGAGCCTGGAGTTCGCTCCTGCAGCCAGTGCCAGAAGCAGGTGTATCTGTGTCAGAGCACGCAGGAGGTCGCCGAGCACGCTCGAGCAGGCCACTGCGTCGCGGTGCCCCGGTGGGTCGCCGCTCCGAAGGACTCCCCGGCGGACTTCGAGCAGGTGCAGGCCCTGGCCCAAGAGCACGGGCTGCGCGCCATCCGCCTGGATGCCGCCGAGCCGGCCTCGGACGTCGTCAAGCTGGTGCCGATGGATGTGGCCCGGAAGCACGGCTTGATTCCCGTGGGGCGCGATGGGAGCACGCTCCTCGTGGCCATGAGCCGCCCTGCCGACACCCATGCCATCGACGACGTGAAGTTCCTCACGGGCTACCACGTGGAGGTGGTGCTGGCTTCCCGGCAGGAGATCGAGAGGGCCCTGAATCGGGCGGATGAAGCGAACGCGCCTTACATGGAGCTGGGCGTCGTCGCCTGCTACGACGAACCCGAGCCCGAGCCTGAGCCCGATCTGCTGAAGGGGCCCGTCGGCAAGCTCATCCGTGGGGTGATGCGCGACATCCACCGGAACAAGGCGAGCCAGGCCCGGATCGAGGCCACGGACACCCGCATGGTCGTTCAATACGAGACGGAAGGGGGACTGCGGGAGGGCATGCGGTTCCCGCTGAAGCTCCGAGAGGAGCTGCTGCGCCAGCTGCGCCATGCGTCCGGCGCCGGAGCAGGCCATGAAGGGCAGCTCCAGCTCCAGCTGTCAGGCCAGCCCCTCCGCTTCCAGGTCCTCATCCAGGCCGTGGGTTCGCGCGAGCAGGTGGTGCTCGTACCGTTGGAGAAGTACACGAGCCCCGAGCTCTATCTCGTCACCGGAACGGGGGCGGAGATACCGGTGACTGGTGAGCGCTTTGTCATCGGTCGGACCGAGGGCAGTGATTTTCGGCCCGACTCGCTCATCCTCTCCCGTCGGCACGCGGTCATCCTTCGCGAGGGGGACGACTACTTCCTCGAGGATCTGGCCTCCAGCAGCGGCACATGGCTCAACCACGAGCTCATCCTGGGGCGCCGCCAGCTCTCGGAGGGAGACGAGATCTCCCTGGCCGACGTGAAGCTTCGCGCCCGGTTCCGCTGA